The uncultured Methanomethylovorans sp. genome contains a region encoding:
- a CDS encoding magnesium transporter CorA family protein yields MFNIYKSIENEIVGLDKIEKGAWINLVNPTGKEIIDFSEKLNIPVEHLKAALDEEERARIEVDDDCTIVLIDVPVASADALERGIYYTIPLGIIITHENIVTVSLRESSVLRPFFESKVKSFWTYKKTRFLLQILYRNSKVYLQYLRNIDKTSDIIENKLHKSLKNEELIQLLELEKSLVYFSTSLKSNEIVLEKIQRTNLIKMYPDDMELLEDVIIENKQAIEMANIYSNILTGTMDAYASVISNNLNMVMKFLTSVTIIISIPTMCASFFGMNVDVPLKNNPHAFLIIFMMSILFSVILSVFMLRKELF; encoded by the coding sequence ATGTTCAATATTTATAAATCAATAGAAAATGAGATTGTTGGCCTCGACAAAATTGAAAAGGGAGCATGGATAAACCTTGTAAATCCCACCGGAAAAGAAATCATAGATTTTTCTGAAAAACTAAATATTCCAGTTGAACATCTCAAAGCAGCTTTGGATGAAGAAGAACGTGCCAGAATTGAAGTCGATGATGATTGCACCATAGTATTGATAGATGTTCCAGTTGCAAGTGCAGATGCACTGGAAAGAGGAATATACTATACTATCCCACTTGGGATTATAATTACACACGAAAATATTGTAACTGTGTCATTGAGAGAGAGCTCGGTCCTTCGACCTTTCTTTGAAAGTAAAGTGAAATCATTTTGGACATACAAAAAAACTCGCTTTTTGTTACAGATACTTTATCGTAACTCTAAAGTGTACCTTCAATATCTGAGAAATATAGATAAAACTAGTGACATAATTGAAAATAAGCTGCATAAATCTCTGAAAAATGAAGAGTTGATTCAACTCTTAGAGCTTGAGAAGAGTCTGGTCTACTTCTCAACCTCATTAAAAAGTAATGAAATCGTTCTTGAAAAGATACAGAGAACAAATCTCATAAAAATGTATCCTGATGACATGGAACTTCTGGAAGATGTAATAATAGAAAATAAGCAAGCTATAGAAATGGCTAATATTTACAGTAATATCTTAACCGGTACAATGGATGCTTATGCTTCAGTGATCTCAAACAACCTAAACATGGTAATGAAATTCTTGACATCAGTTACAATAATTATATCGATTCCAACTATGTGTGCGAGCTTTTTTGGCATGAATGTAGACGTTCCCCTCAAAAATAACCCACATGCCTTCCTAATAATATTTATGATGTCCATACTATTCTCTGTTATACTCTCGGTCTTTATGCTAAGAAAGGAGTTATTCTAA
- the pheT gene encoding phenylalanine--tRNA ligase subunit beta, whose protein sequence is MPVITLDYNDLEKLTGADRKTIVSRIPMIGADVERVEDDHVDIEFFPSRPDLYSVEGAARAMRGFLGIEKGLCEYEVKPYNVEIYKDAAIDKVRPVLGCAVVRGIKFTSSSIKSLMDLQEDLHWAIGRNRKKVSIGVHDMAHIKPPFKYQAVDPDFSFVPLDFTEPMTMREILEKHPKGIKFAHLVEDLPKYPLITDANGNVLSFPPIINGTLTRVHEGTTDLFIDVTGLSDAVYTALIIVTSALAERGGQVEFVRIINADGTEDLTPDMTPEIRKLTSEEVLDLSGIELFPGEIAEMLERMRFGAKVIGDGTVEVQVPGYRADILDNSDLIEDIAIAYGYKNIKPILPMNATIGTQHPVSMERGHVRNIMVGLGYSEVMPFTLTSEKVHFEWMCRPVTCDVTCVMHPISEDQTMIRTTLLPNLMEILSLNQHRELPQRIFEVGEVVVNGKNGLHLAAVSIQAGANFTEVRELVDALMREKQMSYEVVESEDPAFIAGRRADILVNGSKVGTMGELYPQVLVNFGLGQPVVGFEIKLL, encoded by the coding sequence ATGCCAGTGATCACCCTAGATTATAATGACCTTGAAAAGCTTACAGGTGCCGATAGGAAAACAATTGTCAGCCGCATTCCCATGATTGGTGCGGATGTCGAACGTGTAGAAGATGACCATGTTGATATCGAGTTTTTCCCAAGCCGCCCTGATCTTTACAGTGTGGAAGGTGCCGCAAGAGCCATGCGTGGTTTTCTTGGAATTGAAAAAGGACTTTGTGAGTACGAGGTCAAGCCTTACAATGTTGAGATATACAAAGATGCTGCCATAGATAAAGTCAGACCTGTCTTAGGATGTGCTGTAGTAAGAGGTATAAAGTTTACTTCCTCATCAATAAAATCTCTTATGGACCTGCAGGAAGATCTTCACTGGGCTATCGGACGTAATCGTAAGAAGGTTTCTATCGGTGTGCATGACATGGCACATATCAAACCACCTTTCAAGTACCAGGCAGTAGATCCGGACTTCTCTTTTGTACCTCTGGACTTCACAGAGCCTATGACCATGCGGGAAATACTTGAAAAGCACCCAAAGGGAATCAAGTTTGCTCATCTTGTAGAGGATTTACCGAAATATCCACTTATCACAGATGCAAATGGTAATGTACTTTCCTTCCCCCCCATCATAAATGGTACTCTTACAAGAGTGCATGAGGGCACTACCGACCTATTTATTGATGTCACGGGCCTCAGTGATGCTGTATACACAGCTCTTATCATTGTTACAAGTGCTCTTGCAGAGAGAGGTGGCCAGGTTGAGTTCGTACGTATCATAAATGCCGATGGTACGGAGGACCTGACGCCTGATATGACTCCGGAAATACGTAAGCTCACTTCAGAGGAAGTATTAGATCTTTCAGGCATCGAGCTTTTTCCTGGGGAGATTGCTGAAATGCTTGAACGAATGCGGTTTGGCGCAAAGGTCATTGGCGATGGCACTGTGGAAGTTCAGGTTCCTGGTTACAGGGCAGATATCTTGGACAATTCGGATCTTATCGAGGATATAGCCATAGCCTATGGGTACAAAAACATAAAACCGATTTTACCTATGAATGCTACAATAGGGACTCAACATCCGGTTTCAATGGAGCGTGGCCATGTAAGAAACATTATGGTAGGTCTTGGATATTCGGAAGTAATGCCATTTACACTTACAAGTGAAAAAGTTCATTTTGAATGGATGTGCCGTCCAGTGACGTGTGATGTCACTTGTGTTATGCATCCAATCAGTGAAGACCAGACAATGATAAGGACAACACTTTTGCCGAACCTGATGGAAATACTGTCTCTTAACCAGCACAGAGAACTTCCTCAGCGTATATTTGAAGTAGGTGAGGTGGTTGTTAACGGGAAAAATGGTTTGCATCTTGCTGCAGTATCCATTCAAGCTGGTGCCAATTTTACTGAAGTTAGGGAATTGGTTGATGCTCTTATGAGAGAAAAGCAGATGTCATATGAGGTTGTGGAATCAGAAGATCCAGCATTTATAGCTGGTAGACGTGCCGATATTCTGGTTAACGGAAGTAAAGTGGGTACCATGGGTGAGCTTTACCCTCAGGTGCTAGTCAACTTTGGATTGGGGCAGCCTGTTGTAGGTTTTGAAATTAAGCTACTTTAA
- a CDS encoding type II secretion system F family protein, with protein sequence MNNSNKEIDTANNNEKKVSEHMDEQGFQQGEQNLEKPVTKAETASRKNTSKGSKIRIKDLLTSFSSHGKRNTKKPRESFIENKLTFYLNILKKIPLVILGDKIKEKKGSYANLQIQLKQARIPISYEMYISNAIFYSLLCGITGAILGLFMAYTIISVIGLPAQITQLTFSQSTAWLLQFKELFIALLIIVFSTISLGGVTYALFMMYPSFQASERKGKINRQLPYAVTFMYAMSKGGMNIIDVFRALAKSVNTYGEVSLEVDSIVRDMDYFGHDLRTALSNACAITPSDRFQDLMYNLLTVIDSGGSIPKYFQDKSENYLQKSQTDQKGFLETLGLLAESYVTAFVAGPLFIIIMGVMMAVMGSGTTTMIYAVIYGVLPVGSVMFVVMISIITPSEMGEPELLPTRIALKHEIPLVPEHLQQEFDENGILIEESEEKVKQRQYYEGFIKSKKQLNLKNTLKNPLAPMFANPLFSAAATVPLALLVLMIPFVLNMHSIVSPAQLVDFIDDKLVLALFIVLIPLAIFHEIKNMKKKKIENNFPDMLKKLASTNETGMTLRDSIHLMAKSDTNALSKEIKKIWNDITWGLDINDSLIRFANRLKTQVIARSLSLITKANDSSGDIGEVLIVAARDAASEQAMRRERSMSMMIYIVIIYISFLVFVGVIFVISTTFLTEMAAAGEKMAASGSSGGFLGSFDLDAYTQLFKHAALIQGLSSGLMAGAMGEGSVMSGLKHSIIMMTIGFIIFTLFI encoded by the coding sequence ATGAATAACAGTAATAAAGAGATCGATACGGCCAATAACAATGAAAAAAAGGTATCAGAACATATGGATGAGCAGGGCTTTCAGCAAGGTGAACAAAATTTAGAAAAACCTGTGACAAAGGCTGAGACTGCATCTCGGAAAAATACATCCAAAGGCTCCAAAATCCGAATTAAAGATCTTCTTACGTCTTTCTCTTCACATGGAAAAAGAAATACGAAGAAACCTCGTGAGTCTTTTATTGAAAATAAGTTAACCTTTTATTTGAATATACTTAAGAAGATACCTCTTGTGATCCTTGGTGACAAGATAAAGGAGAAAAAGGGGAGCTATGCTAATCTGCAGATTCAGCTTAAGCAAGCCCGTATTCCGATATCATATGAGATGTATATCTCTAATGCTATTTTTTATTCCCTGTTATGCGGTATTACGGGTGCTATCCTTGGATTGTTTATGGCGTACACCATAATATCCGTGATAGGACTTCCTGCACAGATTACACAACTTACCTTCAGTCAATCCACAGCCTGGTTATTACAATTCAAGGAGTTGTTCATTGCCCTTTTAATAATAGTATTTTCCACTATATCCCTAGGTGGAGTAACGTATGCTTTGTTTATGATGTACCCAAGCTTCCAGGCAAGCGAGAGAAAGGGTAAGATAAACAGACAACTGCCATATGCTGTGACCTTTATGTATGCTATGAGCAAGGGAGGCATGAATATAATCGATGTATTCAGAGCCCTTGCAAAATCAGTGAATACTTACGGGGAAGTTTCACTGGAAGTAGATTCAATTGTTAGGGACATGGATTATTTCGGCCATGATCTAAGAACAGCCCTGTCCAATGCATGTGCAATCACGCCCTCCGACAGATTCCAGGACCTCATGTATAATCTACTTACAGTGATAGACAGTGGCGGAAGCATTCCAAAATACTTCCAGGATAAGTCCGAAAACTACCTGCAAAAATCACAGACAGACCAGAAAGGATTTCTAGAAACATTGGGACTGCTGGCCGAATCTTATGTAACAGCCTTTGTAGCTGGTCCTCTGTTTATAATTATAATGGGCGTCATGATGGCAGTGATGGGATCTGGCACTACTACTATGATATACGCTGTAATCTACGGGGTACTGCCCGTGGGTTCAGTGATGTTTGTGGTCATGATCAGTATAATTACCCCCAGTGAGATGGGAGAACCCGAGCTTTTGCCTACACGTATAGCACTTAAACATGAGATACCCCTGGTTCCCGAGCATCTGCAACAAGAATTCGACGAGAATGGAATACTAATCGAAGAGAGCGAGGAGAAGGTAAAGCAAAGGCAATACTATGAAGGCTTTATCAAATCGAAAAAGCAGCTTAATTTGAAGAACACATTAAAAAATCCGCTTGCACCTATGTTTGCTAATCCCCTCTTCTCTGCAGCAGCAACAGTGCCCCTTGCATTGCTTGTACTTATGATACCTTTTGTGCTTAACATGCATAGTATTGTCAGTCCTGCGCAATTGGTAGATTTCATTGACGACAAGCTTGTTCTTGCACTTTTCATAGTTCTGATCCCCTTAGCCATATTCCATGAGATAAAGAACATGAAGAAGAAAAAGATAGAGAACAATTTCCCTGATATGCTTAAAAAGCTGGCAAGTACCAATGAAACTGGTATGACCCTGAGAGACTCTATACACCTGATGGCTAAATCAGATACAAATGCCCTGAGTAAGGAAATAAAGAAGATATGGAATGATATTACATGGGGACTTGACATTAACGATTCTTTGATACGTTTTGCTAACAGATTAAAAACACAGGTAATTGCCCGTTCCCTTTCTCTTATTACGAAGGCAAACGATTCCAGCGGAGATATAGGAGAAGTGCTTATTGTTGCTGCAAGGGATGCTGCCTCCGAACAGGCCATGCGCCGTGAAAGAAGCATGAGCATGATGATATATATTGTGATAATTTACATATCTTTTTTAGTGTTCGTAGGTGTGATATTTGTTATTTCCACTACATTCCTTACTGAAATGGCTGCAGCCGGTGAGAAAATGGCAGCTTCGGGATCTTCAGGGGGCTTCCTGGGGAGTTTTGACCTTGATGCCTATACCCAGTTATTCAAACACGCAGCCCTTATCCAGGGACTTAGCTCAGGACTTATGGCCGGAGCTATGGGAGAAGGAAGTGTGATGTCCGGACTCAAACATTCAATAATCATGATGACCATTGGTTTTATTATATTCACACTATTCATCTGA
- a CDS encoding chemotaxis protein CheW, producing MAELTLKKETGLKKETRSEELLQLVVFQLAEEEFGLDIMQVQEIIRIPDITRIPHSPDYVKGVINLRGKIITVINLDTRFGMQQKEHDESSRIIVAEVDDNVVGMVVDSVSEVMRLPSSTVESVPDLISSKINANYLKGVGKLEDRMLILLDITKVVIEDTAAKVAYC from the coding sequence ATGGCAGAATTAACACTAAAAAAAGAAACAGGACTAAAAAAAGAAACACGTTCTGAAGAACTGTTACAACTTGTGGTATTCCAGCTAGCTGAAGAAGAGTTTGGACTTGATATCATGCAAGTGCAGGAAATAATTCGTATACCTGACATCACACGTATTCCTCATTCACCTGATTATGTAAAAGGTGTCATCAACCTAAGGGGCAAGATCATAACAGTCATTAATCTTGATACAAGGTTTGGTATGCAACAAAAGGAACACGATGAAAGCTCACGTATAATAGTAGCTGAAGTTGATGATAATGTTGTGGGCATGGTCGTAGATTCCGTAAGTGAAGTAATGAGGTTGCCATCTTCAACAGTGGAATCTGTGCCTGATCTTATTTCCAGTAAGATCAATGCTAACTACTTAAAAGGCGTTGGTAAGCTTGAAGACAGGATGCTGATACTTTTGGATATTACAAAAGTAGTGATTGAAGATACAGCAGCAAAAGTAGCTTACTGCTGA
- a CDS encoding UbiA family prenyltransferase, whose translation MISMFKYVPNNNNVSIDIEKTLVSIWKEFIFGGHLFALGATCVVAMCSLLFGLPIGLDLLLVTYLIFYPIYLYDYTQGATDDILTNSARANYLSGNKKTYFIVAGSLVVLTVLFMHFSNSITMIMGFVVLALGLLYSSYFKKLTKKIIAFKNFFVSTVWALLVLFFFFYYSIPINAAALIVAGFVFTRMIAIQILFDVRDVEGDRKNGLLTIPVVMGSHKEFGLLKILNIASIALLTFAVYLHILPLISLSFVPVMFYAFSYIKKVKSAMNNYSCYLLAAVEPIVWFSVVFFGSNLGKLIILLSAMM comes from the coding sequence ATGATTTCCATGTTTAAGTATGTGCCAAATAACAACAATGTTAGTATCGATATAGAAAAAACTCTTGTTTCTATTTGGAAGGAATTCATATTTGGAGGTCATCTTTTTGCTTTAGGCGCTACCTGTGTGGTAGCCATGTGTTCACTCTTATTCGGGCTACCGATTGGATTAGATCTTCTGCTTGTAACCTATCTAATATTCTATCCAATCTATCTTTATGACTATACTCAGGGTGCAACTGATGACATACTTACTAATTCCGCAAGGGCAAACTACCTTTCAGGCAACAAAAAGACATATTTCATCGTTGCAGGTTCATTAGTTGTTCTCACAGTTCTTTTCATGCACTTCAGCAACAGCATTACAATGATTATGGGATTTGTTGTGCTTGCCCTTGGTCTTCTTTACAGTTCTTACTTCAAAAAGCTCACAAAAAAGATAATTGCTTTCAAAAATTTTTTTGTTTCCACCGTATGGGCTTTACTTGTACTTTTCTTTTTCTTCTACTACTCCATTCCTATTAATGCAGCAGCTTTGATCGTGGCAGGATTTGTATTTACCAGGATGATTGCCATACAAATATTGTTTGACGTTAGAGATGTAGAAGGTGACAGGAAGAACGGCCTTTTAACAATTCCAGTAGTAATGGGTAGTCATAAAGAATTTGGATTATTGAAAATCCTTAACATTGCATCTATTGCACTGTTAACTTTTGCAGTATACTTACACATTCTTCCATTAATTTCCCTCAGCTTTGTACCTGTTATGTTCTATGCATTCAGCTATATTAAAAAGGTAAAAAGTGCAATGAATAACTATTCCTGCTATCTGCTCGCAGCAGTAGAGCCTATTGTATGGTTTAGTGTCGTATTTTTTGGCAGCAACCTAGGTAAACTCATAATTCTTTTATCAGCTATGATGTGA
- a CDS encoding ATPase, T2SS/T4P/T4SS family has product MAENSSVNEREKKESLENKSGNQESAAFQKVTVNQVDNETTSLQQKEMSESGKNNMDENAKKETDAADISIYRPRVKTQINEQQIYCNLPLKTENTTNTNEKSEVERRTDQSEAVSKIFKTGESAESLLKDIEILVPRSSKFGTIHNIEEQRKVKTVSIDKEHNSELGIPNIETKMSLTEQNPEISYETLMVSHENPDGSASLFTEINTEEISGTEENIKESATIIVKETEKSKLPEADLKSQMTEKTVTGECKVSEENLKKKPAIKEKISSLFQKQEEQIQKYDPQIHGQISYFHGFSGYEEVERYWVNEPYTFVVILFNTERNNHLYYIVEPELTDFEKVFLTEIKDRLRDVLLVEKVNEETEKEKILDMKIASIVKDYAIEVTPAMLAKISYYIKRDFIWFNKIDPLMHDDSIEDVSGNGHDVPIFLYHRKHTNIATNVIFHEDELNSFIIQLAQRSGKHISVAEPMVDATMPDGSRIQMTLGTCVTAHGSTFTIRKFSEVPITPVDLIKWGTFSAESMAYLWLCIENNKSLIYAGGTASGKTSSLNAVSLFIPEKAKIITLEDTRELKLPHPNWIPSVTRDSFTADERGAVDMYDLLKAALRQRPEYLLVGEVRGKEALTLFQAMSTGHTTFSTMHADSVASAIHRLENPPISVPRTMIQALDIMSIQSQTYTKGKRVRRNIKLVEITDIDPNTRNIRTNDIFVWDSERDLFIRTGESKALMEIKLRRGWTSLKVDQELRNRKRILEYMVKNNYTDFKTISDTINAYQSAPEKLLKKLNLE; this is encoded by the coding sequence ATGGCTGAGAATTCCAGTGTAAACGAAAGGGAGAAAAAAGAAAGTCTGGAAAATAAATCTGGAAATCAAGAATCTGCAGCCTTTCAGAAAGTAACTGTAAACCAAGTTGACAATGAAACTACCAGCTTACAACAAAAAGAAATGAGTGAGTCGGGTAAGAATAACATGGACGAAAATGCAAAAAAAGAAACTGATGCAGCTGATATTTCCATCTATCGTCCGAGAGTAAAAACCCAAATCAACGAGCAACAAATATATTGCAACTTACCATTAAAAACAGAAAATACAACTAATACAAATGAAAAGTCTGAAGTTGAAAGAAGAACTGATCAAAGTGAAGCAGTATCAAAGATATTTAAAACTGGTGAAAGTGCAGAGTCGTTGCTAAAAGATATTGAAATACTGGTTCCACGCTCGTCTAAATTTGGAACTATCCACAATATTGAAGAGCAAAGAAAAGTCAAGACCGTTAGTATCGATAAGGAACATAACTCTGAACTTGGCATTCCCAATATTGAAACTAAAATGTCTCTTACAGAGCAGAATCCAGAGATATCGTACGAGACTTTGATGGTTTCACATGAAAATCCAGATGGATCTGCCTCACTTTTCACAGAGATAAACACGGAAGAAATATCAGGAACAGAAGAAAATATAAAGGAATCAGCAACAATCATTGTAAAAGAAACAGAAAAAAGTAAACTACCTGAGGCTGATCTGAAAAGCCAGATGACAGAAAAAACTGTTACAGGCGAATGTAAGGTATCTGAAGAAAATTTGAAGAAGAAACCTGCAATCAAGGAAAAGATAAGCAGCCTATTCCAGAAGCAAGAAGAACAAATACAGAAATACGACCCTCAGATTCATGGCCAAATATCATATTTTCATGGATTTTCAGGCTATGAAGAAGTGGAACGCTACTGGGTCAACGAACCTTATACATTCGTAGTTATCCTGTTCAATACTGAACGTAACAATCATCTATACTATATAGTAGAACCTGAATTGACCGATTTTGAAAAAGTATTCCTCACAGAGATCAAGGATCGACTAAGAGATGTACTGCTTGTGGAAAAGGTAAATGAGGAAACTGAGAAAGAAAAAATACTGGATATGAAGATAGCCTCTATAGTGAAAGATTATGCTATTGAAGTTACACCTGCAATGCTGGCAAAGATCTCCTATTATATAAAAAGGGATTTTATATGGTTTAATAAGATCGACCCTCTTATGCACGATGATTCTATAGAAGACGTTTCAGGAAATGGACATGATGTACCTATCTTTCTGTACCATAGAAAACATACTAACATTGCAACAAATGTGATCTTTCACGAAGATGAACTCAACTCTTTCATAATCCAGCTTGCACAGAGAAGTGGAAAACACATATCTGTGGCAGAACCCATGGTTGATGCCACCATGCCCGACGGGTCCAGGATCCAGATGACCCTAGGCACGTGCGTTACTGCTCATGGCAGTACTTTTACTATACGTAAGTTCAGCGAGGTCCCAATTACTCCTGTAGATCTCATTAAATGGGGTACATTCTCAGCAGAATCCATGGCTTATCTATGGCTATGTATTGAAAACAATAAGAGTCTGATATATGCAGGAGGTACTGCATCAGGAAAAACATCGTCCCTTAACGCTGTATCCCTGTTCATTCCTGAGAAAGCAAAGATCATTACCCTTGAAGATACACGGGAACTTAAATTACCTCACCCTAACTGGATACCTAGTGTGACGAGGGATTCTTTCACCGCAGACGAACGTGGAGCCGTGGATATGTACGATCTGCTAAAAGCTGCTTTAAGACAAAGACCAGAGTACCTGCTTGTGGGTGAAGTGAGAGGAAAAGAGGCGCTTACACTGTTCCAGGCAATGTCAACAGGACACACAACATTCTCCACAATGCATGCAGACTCCGTAGCTTCTGCAATTCATCGACTTGAGAACCCCCCAATCAGTGTGCCACGTACTATGATCCAGGCATTGGATATCATGAGCATCCAATCCCAGACTTACACCAAGGGTAAACGTGTTAGAAGAAATATCAAATTGGTAGAGATAACTGATATTGACCCAAATACCAGAAATATTCGCACTAACGATATTTTTGTATGGGATTCTGAAAGGGACCTGTTCATAAGGACAGGAGAATCTAAAGCGCTCATGGAAATCAAATTACGTAGAGGCTGGACAAGTTTAAAAGTAGACCAGGAACTGCGTAATAGAAAAAGAATATTGGAGTACATGGTGAAAAATAACTACACAGATTTTAAGACGATCTCTGACACCATCAATGCATACCAGTCTGCACCTGAAAAGCTCCTGAAGAAACTGAACCTCGAATAG
- a CDS encoding PAS domain S-box protein: protein MIIHLIVYYIHFKGSFVVIMIEVNKSFDPQCAKYAHSSLSPDVLRRLIQDLENSSSSIAAFCFETMGAMVVVLDKDMRVKHMSTSISTILAHKNSEVKGVDWFEAFVPEEMRADVKEKCNSLLSESFSSHMDFNCPLITVHGEYTYCWKVYPLKIIEEGIENLLLILEDASNSRCLDEQVRRMEEKYTCFVQNFKGIFFQADNFYNIRFIAGAVQSITGYESEDFLSGRVNWTHLLHPDDLSSFSRYAEKAIQVPGYSAEHSYRIVRIDGSVKWVNIHLHHTHCKYEQHASIQAIVYDISNLKQAEELVIKERNKAHQYLDVAGSLIGVVNTDMNIVLVNRRACEILGYNEDEVLGKNWFDTFLPDRVRNITKESYKKILAGELTPPPFMENYVQTRAGEERLILWHDVVLRDDIGRIMGTISSGEDITERKKKEVELAKAYEELKSMDKMKDEFLSNLSHELKTPLISIKGYSELLDEGVLGSLNDKQKKAMGAIVRNSARLKRLIDSLLFLNIVNAGKAKYKFDPVSLKELIDQALYSLDSQIKQSRIKIQCNVSSCEPLIRADQDYIPQVFLHIIENSIKFTAADGSLFIDVKRNADHLHMQVRDTGIGISQAKLGEIFKKFYQIDGSMTRRYGGTGLGLYICKTIIDAHEGQIWIESEEHVGTTVHITLPIY, encoded by the coding sequence ATGATTATACATTTAATTGTTTATTATATTCATTTCAAAGGTAGTTTTGTTGTTATCATGATCGAAGTAAACAAAAGTTTTGACCCACAATGTGCAAAATATGCACACTCATCTTTGAGTCCAGATGTGTTACGCAGGTTAATTCAAGATCTTGAAAACAGTTCATCTTCAATTGCAGCATTTTGTTTTGAAACAATGGGTGCTATGGTGGTCGTGCTTGATAAGGATATGCGAGTTAAGCATATGAGTACAAGCATATCTACAATCTTAGCTCATAAGAATTCTGAGGTCAAGGGTGTAGACTGGTTTGAAGCATTTGTTCCCGAGGAAATGCGTGCTGATGTAAAAGAAAAATGTAATTCTCTTTTATCTGAATCATTTTCGTCTCACATGGATTTCAACTGTCCTCTTATCACAGTTCATGGGGAATATACCTATTGTTGGAAGGTCTATCCTCTGAAGATAATAGAAGAAGGGATCGAAAACTTACTTCTAATCCTTGAAGATGCTTCCAATTCAAGATGTTTGGATGAGCAAGTTCGCAGGATGGAAGAAAAGTACACATGTTTTGTGCAAAATTTCAAAGGTATTTTTTTTCAGGCCGATAACTTTTACAATATACGTTTTATTGCAGGTGCCGTGCAGAGCATAACAGGTTACGAAAGTGAAGATTTTCTTTCAGGAAGAGTTAACTGGACACATTTATTGCATCCGGATGACCTCTCTTCTTTCAGTCGCTATGCAGAAAAAGCTATTCAGGTTCCCGGATATTCAGCTGAACATAGCTATCGCATAGTACGTATAGACGGTAGTGTGAAATGGGTCAACATTCATCTTCATCATACTCATTGTAAATATGAACAACATGCTTCTATACAGGCTATAGTCTACGATATATCTAATCTAAAGCAGGCTGAAGAACTTGTAATTAAAGAAAGGAACAAAGCTCATCAGTATCTTGATGTGGCAGGTTCTCTAATAGGCGTGGTTAACACAGATATGAATATCGTGCTGGTCAACAGAAGAGCCTGTGAAATTCTTGGTTATAATGAAGATGAGGTCCTGGGTAAGAACTGGTTCGATACTTTCCTTCCTGATAGGGTACGTAACATCACAAAAGAGAGTTATAAAAAGATCCTTGCAGGCGAACTAACACCGCCACCGTTCATGGAAAACTATGTGCAGACACGGGCAGGAGAAGAAAGGCTCATCCTTTGGCATGATGTTGTATTAAGGGACGATATTGGCCGTATTATGGGTACTATTAGTTCTGGAGAAGACATCACTGAGCGTAAGAAGAAAGAGGTTGAACTTGCAAAAGCCTACGAAGAACTGAAATCCATGGATAAGATGAAGGATGAATTCCTTTCAAACTTAAGTCATGAGCTCAAAACTCCACTTATCAGCATCAAAGGCTATAGTGAACTTCTCGATGAAGGGGTATTGGGTTCTCTTAACGATAAACAGAAAAAAGCCATGGGTGCAATTGTGCGTAATTCAGCACGTCTTAAAAGGCTTATAGACTCCCTGCTTTTCCTGAACATTGTGAATGCAGGCAAAGCAAAGTATAAGTTTGATCCTGTCAGCCTCAAGGAACTTATAGACCAGGCGTTGTATTCATTGGACTCACAGATAAAACAGTCTCGCATTAAGATTCAATGTAATGTTTCTTCATGTGAGCCTCTGATCAGGGCTGACCAGGACTATATCCCTCAGGTGTTTTTACACATAATTGAGAACTCTATCAAATTCACGGCAGCAGATGGAAGTCTTTTCATAGATGTTAAAAGGAATGCAGATCATCTTCACATGCAAGTTCGAGATACTGGTATTGGTATATCTCAGGCAAAGTTGGGTGAGATATTCAAAAAATTCTATCAAATTGATGGTTCAATGACCAGAAGGTACGGCGGTACGGGTTTGGGTCTTTACATATGTAAGACCATTATTGATGCTCATGAAGGCCAGATATGGATCGAGAGCGAAGAACATGTAGGTACCACTGTTCATATCACACTCCCTATTTATTAG